CGAGCACCGCATTGGCGACCGACATGGCGAGCGGGTTGCCGCCATAGGTCGAGCCATGGGTGCCGGCCGTCATGCCGCGCGCGGCTTCTTCCGTCGCGAGGCACGCGCCGACCGGGAAGCCTCCGCCAATGCCCTTGGCCACCGCCATGATGTCCGGCGTGATGCCGGCCCATTCATGAGCGAACAGCCGGCCGGTGCGCCCGACGCCGCACTGCACCTCGTCGAGGATCAGCAGGATGCCATGGGCGCCGCACAGCGCGCGCAGCTCGCGCAGGAAGCCCCAAGAGGCCGAGCGCACGCCGCCCTCGCCCTGCACCGGCTCGATGAGGATGCCGGCGGTCTCCGGCGTGATCGCGGCCTTCACCGCGTCGAGATCACCGAAGGGCACATGGTCGAAGCCGGGCATCTCGGGGCCGAAGCCTTCGAGATATTTGGCGTTGCCGGCGGCGGCGATGGTCGCGAGCGTGCGGCCATGGAAGGCGCCGTTGAAGGCGATGATGCGGTTACGCTCACCATGGCCACCGGCGAAATGGTACTTGCGCGCCATCTTGATGGCGCACTCCAGCGCTTCCGCACCGGAATTGGTGAAGAACATGGTGTCGGCGAAGGTCGCTTGCGTGAGCCGCTGGGCGAGGCGTTCGCCACCCTCGATGCGGAACACGTTGGAGATGTGCCAGAGCTTGCCGGCCTGCTCGGTGAGCGCGGCGACGAGATGCGGGTGGGCGTGGCCCAGCACATTCACGGCGATGCCGGCGGTGAAGTCGAGATATCGCTGCCCGTCGCGCGTGAACAGCCAGGCGCCTTCGCCCCGCTCGAATACGAGGTTCACACGGTTATAGGTCGGCAGGACGGGGTCGATCACCACTCCCCTCCATCTCTTCTTCAAATGCCCCAGCGATCAGACAGGGGCAGGCCCAAAACGAAACGTGCCGCCCTTGCGGGGGCGGCACCCGAGAGCGCAGATTTTATAGAAGAACCCTTGAGGGTCAATATTGCGACGGGGACTCGCGGCCTCAAGGGGGCAGGAAAGGGCGGGTCCGGCGCGCGGACCCGCTTTTCGCTCACTCCTGCTCGGCCTCGAAGATCCACAGCTCCAGCGTCGGCTGCGGCTTGCCGGGAATGTCGGTCATGCCGAGAAAGGCCGGGATCCGGCGCTTCTGCTCTTCGCTGAGCGCGGCGACCAGCGGCTTGGCGGCGCTGATGACGGACTTGAGGTCCGCCGCCCGCGCGGCTTCCGCGTCGGCGACGCGCTCCAGCACGTCGAGGAAGTTCTGCGCCGGCTCCGCCTTGGCGCGGGCAACCGCCCGGTCATTGGCATTCTTGGCGGCCTGGCGCAGGGCGGCCTCGACCGGCGTCCAGAGCTTTTCCTGGTCCGGCTTGAGGCCGATCACCGTCTTCAGCGCGATCAGCCGGGCGTCGAGCGCGGCCTGGGCGTCGGCCTCGCTGTAGATGTCGACCATGGTGATCGCCGGTTCCGCCGGCGGCGTTGCCTGCGCGGCCGCCGGCAGCGCGAAGGCGAGCGACAGAGCGGCGCCCGCCAGCAGGCGGGTCGTGAGGGGGGCAGTACGTGTCATGATGGCTTCTCCGCGCGGATGATCAGGGACGGTAGCCGCCATCGGGCAGCGGGCCGTGATACGGCGTGTCGCGGCAATGGCCCCAGGGACCGCGCCAGAAGCCGGGCGGGCAGCCATTGCCGTAATAGACCGGCGCGCCGGCCGGGCCGGCAAAGCCGCCGCCGGGCAGGGGACCGTGATAGGGGGTGTCGCGGCACCCGCCCCATGGGCCACGCCAGAAGCCGGGGCCGCAGCCCTGTGCCACCGGAATGATCTCGGCCTGGGGTGTCGGGAGGGAGGGGGCAAGCGGGGCGGCGCCAGCGGGAACCGCCGTGAACGCGGCCAGGGCGGCACCCGCAAGGGCGCCGAGGAGCGGCTTCATCTGAAACTCCATCAAGGGACGGGCACGACGGGCCATCCATGCGCGCCGCCCGGCGCAAGCACAACAAGCCGAGGCGGTTCTGGGTTCATTTCGGAGCCGTTCTAGACTACGGAAGGTGCAAACCGGGGATTGTGCGGATCAAAATACCGGCGGGGTGGCGAGAGCGCCCGACTCAAGTTATTGATCCGACTCATATCCTTTCCCGAGTGTTGCGGCGCGGACTCTCAACTGGGGAAAACGATCGTTTCGGACGTGAACCTACTGTCCGCGAGTCTGCGCATATTGTAGCCTTCTCCTCGTCAGATACGACATCTCGTGCGGCGGCATTCCCAGTGGCGTTATGCGGCGTTTCTTCCCGGCCGGGGTTCTCGGCCGGAAGGCCACGGGATTCCGCCTGCTGGGCGGCGAGCGAAGGAGGCACAGCGATGAACTGGACGGATGAGCGCGTCGAGCTGCTCAAGAAACTCTGGTCCGAGGGCCTCTCGGCCAGTCAGATCGCCGCGGAGCTCGGGGGCGTCACCCGTAACGCCGTCATCGGCAAGGTTCACCGGCTCGGCCTGTCGGGCCGCGCCAAGGCAGTGGCCGCGCCGGCCGCCCGTCCGCGCAAGCCGCGCCCGACCACCAGCGCCCCGGCGGCCCGCCCGATGGTTCAGGGCAACACGGCTCTCGCCCCGGTCCTGCACCCGGTGATCGAGCCCGAGCCGGTCGAAATGCCCGATCCGGTTGCCAATGTCGTGCCGATGGCCGACCGCTGCACCATTCTGAACCTCACCGAATTCACCTGCCGCTGGCCGGTGGGCGATCCGGGCAAGGCGGACTTCTTCTATTGCGGCAGCCGCACCAAGACCGGCTTGCCCTATTGCGCCTATCACGCGCGCATCGCCTACCAGCCGGTCCAGGACCGCAACCGCCGCCGCGTGGCGCGCTGAACGTCACGCGCTGATCGCAGCGCGTTGGTCTTTTAGCCGCTGCGGAATGCACCGTGGCGGCAAAACCTGGCTGACGCCCGGCCCGCAGGGCGCCATAATGGCGCCCGGATTTCCCGGCCCGGTGGACTGATGCTCTTCCGCCCTGCGCAGCCTCCCGCCCCGAAACGCGCCCCGCCGCGGGCCACCCGTCCTGTCGTGGTGGAGCCCGCGAGCTTCCGCGTGCGGGTCGGCGTCGAGGAAATCCCCGTCACGCTGCGCCGCAATCCCCGCGCCCGCCGCTACACGCTGCGTGTGCGGGCGGCGACGCGCGACGTGGTGCTGACCCTGCCGGCGCGCGGCACGCTGAACGAGGCCTATGATTTCGCCCGCCGCCATGCCGGCTGGATCAAGGTGCGGCTGGACAAGCTGCCGCAAACCGTCGCCTTCGCGCCCGGCGCGGTGATCCCGCTGCGCGGCGTGTCCCACCGCATCGTTCATGCGCCGGCCGCGCGCGGCACGGTGTGGACCGGCGAGGCGGAAGGCGGGCCGGCGCTCATGGTCGCCGGCGAGGCGGCCCACGTCGCCCGGCGCGTCACCGATTTTCTCAAGCGCGAGGCCAAGCGCGATCTCATCGAGGCGTCCCGCCGCCATGCCGCCGAGCTGGGGGTGACGATCACCCGCGTCACGCTGCGCGACACGGCCAGCCGCTGGGGCTCTTGCTCGGCGCAGGGCGCGCTGTCCTATTCCTGGCGGCTGATCTTTGCCCCGCCGGAGGTGCTCGACTATCTCGCCGCCCATGAGGTGGCGCACCGGCGCGAGATGAACCATGGCCCGCGCTTCTGGGCGACGGTCGACCGGCTGTTTCCGGCGCGCGAGCGGGCGGAAGCGTGGCTGAAGGCGCATGGCGCGGAACTTCACCGCTACGGCGCGGAAGACTGAGCCTGCCTCGGCCGAGGGTCAGCTTCGACCGAACAGCTTTTCCATCAGCCAGTTGTCGAGGCCCGGCTTCGGCGCGCTGCGCGTGGCGGGCTGCGGGCCGCCGGTGACCACCGGTTCGTCCGGCACCTCGCCCGGCGGAACCGTGCCACCCGGCAGATAGGTGCCCGCGCCGGGCAGGGCGACGGGCGGCATGTCCTTGTGCGCCGCTTTCATCACCTGGCTCCAGATGTCGACCGGCAGGCCGGAGCCGCCGGCCTTCTTGGTCGGCGAGGCATCGTCATTGCCGAGCCACACGCCGGCGACGAAGCGGCCGGTATAGCCGAGGAACCAGGCGTCGCGGTAATCCTGGCTGGTGCCGGTCTTGCCCGCCGCCGGCCAGCCCGGCAGGTCCGCCCGCCGCGCCGTGCCGACCACCAGCACGTCCTGCATCATGCGGTTCATCATCGCCACATGCGGCGGCGCCATCACCATGCCGCGGCTCGGCTGGGCATAGGCGTGGAGCACCGTGCCGGACTTGTCGCGCACCCGTTCGATGACATGGGGCGTGATGCCGATGCCGCCATTGGCGAAGGGCGCATAGGCGCTCGCCATCTCCAAGAGCGAGACTTCCGACGTGCCGAGCGCGATGGAGGCGTTGGGCTCGAGCTTGGAGGTGATGCCGAGCCGGTGCGCGGTCTTGATGACCTCTTCGGGCCCGACTTCCAGCGCGAGGCGCACGGCGACGGTGTTGAGCGAGAAGGCGAGCGCCGTCTTCAGCTCCACCGGGCCGCGATAATCCTTGGAGAAATTCTCCGGCTTCCAGCCCTTGATCTGGATCGGCGCGTCCTCGCGCACGCTCTCGGGCGTGAGCCCGCGCTCCATGGCGGTGAGGTAGACGAAGGGCTTGAAGGAGGAGCCCGGCTGGCGTTTCGCCGTGATGGCGCGGTTGAACTGGCTCTCCTCATAGGAGCGCCCGCCGACCAGCGCCCGCACGCCGCCATCGGTGTCCATCACCACCACGGCGCCCTGCTCGACGCCGAACTTCTTGCCGCTCTTGGCCAGCGTGTCCTTCAGCGCCCGGTCCGCCGCCGCCTGCAGGCTCGGCTCGATGGTGGTCTGGACGATGATGTCCTGCGTGATCGGCCCGACGATGGATTTGAGCTGCTCCATCACCCAGTCGGCGACATAGCCGGTGGAATCCGGTCCCTGGCCCTTGGCCAGTGTCGCCGGGCGGGCGAGCGCGGCCTGCTGCATCTCGCCCGAGATGAAGCCCGCGTCACGCATCGCCGCCAGCACCACCTCGGCGCGGGCCTGCGCGCCATCGAGATTCCGGGTCGGGGCGAGGGAGGAGGGGGATTTGACGAGGCCGGCCAGCATCGCCGCTTCCGACAGCGTGACCTGCCGCGCGGACTTGCCGAAATAGCGCTGCGCGGCGGCCTCGACGCCATAGGCGCCCGCGCCGAAATAGACGCGGTTCATATAGAGTTCGAGGATCTCGTTCTTCGAGTATTTGGTCTCCAGCCAGATCGACAGGATCAGTTCCTGGATCTTGCGCGAGAGGGTGCGCTCCTGTGTCAGGAACAGGTTCTTGGCGAGCTGCTGGGTCAGCGTCGAGCCGCCCTCGCGCAGCCGGCCGGCGGTGAGGTTGACCACCACGGCGCGGGCAAGGCCCAGCGGGTCGAGGCCGAAATGCGCATAGAAGCGCCGGTCCTCGATGGCGACGAAAGCCTGCGGCAGATAGGGCGGCAGCGCGCGCAGCGGCACATTCGCCCCGCCCATCTCGCCGCGCGTGGCGATCGCCTTGCCGTCCGCGCCCTGGATGATGACCGTGGGCGGCCGCTCGGGAATGGCGAGGTTCTGGATGGGCGGGAGCTGGCTCGCCTCATAGAAGATGAGGCCGCCCACCGCGATCACGCCCCAGAGGCCGAGGACCACGCCCCAATAGAGCAGCCGACTGATGAGCCCGCGCTTGCGGCCCCGCCCGCGCCCGCCGCCGGAGGCGCCGCGCGCGCGGCCTTTGCTGCTGCCGGCGCTGTCCTTGGCGTCCCCCTTGCGGGCCTTGCCGCTGGAGGCGCGCTCGCGGGCGAGGGGCGCGGAGGCCACCGTCGGGCGGTCGTCGGCGGTCAGGCGCAGGTCGCCGTCGAAGCCGGGCGTGCCCAGCACCGGCTCCCGCCGCTCGATCTGACCGCGCCGTCCGAACATGAAACGCAACACCCCCAAGCCCCACCGGTAAACGAACCCTAAATGACGGCGTTTAAAGGGGGGTTAAGCGGAGAGATTGCGGCGTGGGGGGCCGGCTCGCGCCTCAGCCGGCCGGCAGGCGCAGCAGGGCTTCGGCGTTGCGGCGGCAGACCTTGTCGCGCACCGTCTCGTCGATCGCCGCGTTCTCGATGAAGCGGGCGGCGGTGGCGGAGTCCTCATAGGGGTAGTCGATGGAGAACAGCACCCGGTCCTCGCCCAGCGCCGAGAGCGCGGCGATGAGCGGCACGTCGGCGCATTGGCCGGAGGTGGTGACGTAGACATTGCTGCGCAGATAATGCGAGGGCGGCGCGGCGAGCGGGCGGTTGCCGGTGGTCAGCGCCGCCCGGCTGTCGAGGCGCCAGAGCACATAGGGCAGGGTCTCGCCCATATGGCCGAGAATGAGCCTGGCGCGCGGGTAGCGGTCGAACACCCCGGCAAAGACCAGCCGCAGCGCGTGCGAGGCGGTCTCGAAGGTCCATTCCCAGGTCGGCTTCAGCAGCTCGTCGCAGCCTTCCAGCACATAGGGCTTCACGAAGCTGTCGTCGGGATGCAAATAGAGCGGCACGTCGAGCGCCTCGAGCCGCTCCCAGAACGGGGCGAAGCGCGGGTCGTCGAGATAGACGCCGAGCGTGTGGCCATTGACCATGGCGCCGACGAAACCGAGCTCGCGCACGCAGCGTTCCAGCTCGTCGGCGGCGCCCAGGGGATCCTGCAGAGCGAGATGCGCGAAGCCGGCATAGCGGTCCGGCCGGCGCTGAATCTCCGTGGCGAGGAGGTCGTTCGCCAGCCGCGCGCCGCGCAGCGCGACGGCGGTGTCGCGCTCGATCTGCACCCCCGGACCGGAGAGCGAGAGCACCGCCCGGCCGACCCCCGCCGCGTCCATGGCGGCGAGCCGCCGCTCGCCGAAATCCGAGAGCTGGGCGACGATGTCGGCATAGACCCCCGGTGTCACCTTCGGCATGGCGTGGGCGAGATAGTCGAGGAAAGCCGGGAAGACGACGTGTTCTTCAAGCGCGATCTTCATGGGGTCGTCTCCGGGAGGGGAAAGGGTCAGAAGCCCGCGATCAGCGTCCACCAGCCGAAGGCGGTGAGCATGGAGAGCGGCACGCCGATGCCGATCAGCGCGGCGATCAGGTCGGGTTCGAGATCGTTGTCCATGGCGATGACGCTGGCGCCGAGCATGGGCGGCATGGCCATTTCCAGCATGGCGATTTTCGCCACCGGGTCCGAGGTGTCGCCGAGCGCGGCATACATCCCGATGAGCAGCGCCGGGGCGAGGAGCAGCCGGTGCGTGAGCCCCACGCTGAGCGGCGCCAGATGGTGCTTCAGCCGGTCGATGCGCAGCGCGTAGCCCACGGCGGCGAGTGCCAGCGGCGTGAGCGTGGCAGCCAGCGCGGTGACGATCTGGTCGAGCCAGTCCGGCCGGTCGAGATGGTTGGTGGCGAAGGCGATGAGGATGGCGATGAAGGGCGGGAAGGTGGCGATGCGCTTGCCCACGGCCTTCAGGTCCAGCCGGCCCTCGCTCGCCACCGCCGCGATGGCAAGGCCCAGCGTCGAGAGCGCGAGATAGGAGCCGAACAGGTCGATGACGATGCCGAGGCCCAGCCACTGGCTGCCCGCGAAGGCGGCGATCATCGGCAGGCCGACAAAGGAGGTGTTGCCCCAGCCCGCGCCGAGGATCAGCGCCCCGGTGCGCCCGCGCGACCAGCCGAGCGCCCGGCACAGCGGCACCAGCACGGCGATGGCGACAGCCACGCCCAGCCACGGCGTCGCCGCCGCCAGCCACCAGTCGGGATGGACGGTGAGCTTGTGAAAACTCTCCAGCGCCGCCGCCGGCAGCGCGACATTGATCACCCAGCCGGACAGCACCTTGCCGGCATTGTCCGGCAGCCGCCCGCTCCAGCGCAGCACCACGCCCAAGGCGAGGCACACCAATATCAGCGCGATCTCATGCACGCGGCAGCTCCCGGAAGGGTCGACGGGATGTCGATACCGCGCCGGGCGCGCCGGTGCCAGCGGGCTTTACGCCGCGTTCGCCTCGTCGTCCGCGTCGAGCACCGCGAGGAGGGCGCGGCGGATGGCGGAGTGGCGGGCGGCGCCCATGATCTTCGCGCCCATCAGGTCGGTGACGTAGAACACGTCGACCGCCCGCTCGCCGAAGGTCGCCACATGCGCCGAGGCGATGTTGAGGTTGAGGCGCGAGAGCGTCTGGGTGAGGCCGTAGAGCAGGCCCGGCCGGTCGAGGCCGGAGACCTCCACCACCGTGTGCTTGTTCGACCACGAATTGTTCAGCGTCACCTCGGGCTCGACGGTGAAGGCGCGCGGGCGCTTGGTGAGCTTCTTCGCCACCACCTCGGGCAGCCGGATCTCGCCCGACAGCGCCTTCTCGATGGCGCCGGCGATGCGGTCGGCGCGGCGCAGCTCGTCCTCGTCGCGCTCGAAGGCGCGGGTGAGCGAGATGGTGTCGAGCGCCCGCCCATCCGTCGTGGTGCTGATCTGCGCGTCGACGATATGCGCCCCGGCGCTGGCGCAGGCGCCAGCGATGACGGCCAGCAGCTTGGGATGGTCCGGCGCGAAGACGGTGAGCTCGGTGATGCCGCGCGCCGGGTCGGTCTTGGTCGCGGTGGCGAGCGCGCGGCCCGCCGTCTCGGCCTCGACGATGAAGCGGGCATGGGCGACCTGCTGGTCGCGGTCGGTCTGCAGCCAGTAGGACGGGTAGTGACGCGCGGCATAGGCCTCGAGCGCCGGCGCCTCCCAGTCCTTCATGGCGGCGCGGAACTCGGCCTGCGCGCGGCCGACGCGCTGGGAGCGGTTGCTCTCCGAGAAGCCGCCGGTGACCACCGGCTCGGTCTCGTAATAGAGCGTGCGCAGGAGCTGGGATTTCCAGTTGTTCCACACGCCCGGCCCGACCGCGGCAATGTCGGCGGTGGTGAGGATTTCCAGGAGCCGCATCCGTTCGAGGCTCTGCACCACGGCGGCGAAGTTCTCGATGGTCTTGCGGTCGGAGAGATCGCGCGACTGCGCGATGGTGGACATGGTGAGGTGCTGCTCGATCAGCCAGGCCACCGTGTCCGTGTCGCTCGGCGACAGGCCGAAGCGCGGGCACAGCTTGCGGGCGACGCGGGCGCCGGCGACCGAGTGGTCCTCCGGCCGGCCCTTGGCGATGTCGTGCAGGAAGGTCGCGACATAGAGCAGCTGGCGGTTCTTGATCTGCTGCATCAGCTCGTTGGCGAGGCCGAAATCCGGCCGGTCGCCCTGCTCGATGCGCGCGAGCACGCCGATGGAGCGGATGAGATGCTCGTCCACCGTGTAGGAGTGGTACATGTTGAACTGCATCATCGCGACGACGCGGCCGAATTCCGGCACGAAGCGGCCGAGCACGCCGGTCTCGTTCATCCGCCGCAGCACGATCTCGGCGCTGTCGCGCGAGCACAGGATTTCCAGAAATAGCCGGTTGGCTTCGGGGTGCTCGCGCACCCGCGCGTCGATCAGCTTCAGCGAGCGGGTGGCGAGGCGCATCGCGTCCGGGTGGAAGGCGAGGCCGTGCTTGCCGGCGAGGTGAAAGATGCGGATCAGGTTGACCGGATCACGGCCGAAAGCGCTGGAATCGGCGACATTGATGCGGTCATTGTCGACGATGAAATCCGTCGTTTCCTTGAAGTTGCGGCGCGGCGAGCGGCGCAGCCGGGCGATCATCCGGTTGAGGCGCGGCACCGGCTTGTCGTGGCGGTCCTCCAGCGCGGCGGAGACGATGGCGGTGAGGTCGCCGACATCCTTCGCCACGAGGAAATAGTGCTTCATGAAGCGTTCGACGTCGCGCATGCCGGGATGCGAGACATAGCCGAGGCGCTCGGCCATTTCCCGCTGCACGTCGAAGGACAGGCGCTCTTCCGCCTTGCCGGTGACGAAGTGAAGATGGCAGCGCACCGACCAGAGGAAATCCTCGCAGCGGCGGAAGATGCGGGCTTCCTCATCGGTGAACACGCCCTTGGCGACGAGTTCGCGCGTCTCGTGGACGCGGTAGACATATTTGGCGATCCAGAACAGCGTGTGCAGGTCGCGCAGGCCGCCCTTGCCGTCCTTCACATTGGGCTCGACCACATAGCGCGACTGGCCGCCGCGCTTCAGCCGGTCCTCGCGCTCGGTGAGCTTGGCGGCGACGAATTCGGCGGCCGTGCCCTGCACCACTTCCGCATCGAAGCGCGAGGTGAGCTCGTTGAACAGGGCCCGCTCGCCGAGCAGCAGCCGCGCCTCGAGAATGCCGGTGCGGATCGTCATGTCGGCGCGGGCCTGGCGGATGCACTCGTCGACCGAGCGCGTGGCGTGGCCGACCTTCAGCCCCATGTCCCAGAGCACATAGAGCATGGCCTCGGCGACGCTCTCGCCCCAGGCGGTCTGCTTGTAGGGCAGGAGGAACAGGATGTCGGTGTCCGAGCCCGGCGCCATCAGCCCGCGTCCATAACCGCCGACGGCGATGATCGCCATGCGCTCGGAGGTCGACGGGTTGTCGGAGGGGTAGAGGTAGCGCACGACCAGCTCATGTACGAGCTGGATGATCTCGTCCTGCAGCCGCGACAGCCGCTCGGCGCAGCGCCGGCCGGAGCCTTCCTCCATCAGCCAGCGCTCGGCGGTCTTGTGGCCCTGCTGGTAGGCGAGCTTGAGCCGGCGGGCCAGCTGGCCGCGCAGCTCGATCTCGCGGCCCGAGGCGGGCCCCTGCATGACGGAGGCGGCGAGGGCGGAGAGTTCCA
Above is a window of Ancylobacter sp. WKF20 DNA encoding:
- a CDS encoding aspartate aminotransferase family protein — its product is MIDPVLPTYNRVNLVFERGEGAWLFTRDGQRYLDFTAGIAVNVLGHAHPHLVAALTEQAGKLWHISNVFRIEGGERLAQRLTQATFADTMFFTNSGAEALECAIKMARKYHFAGGHGERNRIIAFNGAFHGRTLATIAAAGNAKYLEGFGPEMPGFDHVPFGDLDAVKAAITPETAGILIEPVQGEGGVRSASWGFLRELRALCGAHGILLILDEVQCGVGRTGRLFAHEWAGITPDIMAVAKGIGGGFPVGACLATEEAARGMTAGTHGSTYGGNPLAMSVANAVLDVVLADGFLDQVQDTAGRLRQKLAELKDRHPRVIDEIRGEGLLLGIRTHVPNTDLIAALREEGMLVPAASDNVVRLLPPLTIGAAEIDAAFTRLDAACTKIESGLEAGAVKGAAA
- a CDS encoding Spy/CpxP family protein refolding chaperone; this encodes MTRTAPLTTRLLAGAALSLAFALPAAAQATPPAEPAITMVDIYSEADAQAALDARLIALKTVIGLKPDQEKLWTPVEAALRQAAKNANDRAVARAKAEPAQNFLDVLERVADAEAARAADLKSVISAAKPLVAALSEEQKRRIPAFLGMTDIPGKPQPTLELWIFEAEQE
- a CDS encoding GcrA family cell cycle regulator, with the translated sequence MNWTDERVELLKKLWSEGLSASQIAAELGGVTRNAVIGKVHRLGLSGRAKAVAAPAARPRKPRPTTSAPAARPMVQGNTALAPVLHPVIEPEPVEMPDPVANVVPMADRCTILNLTEFTCRWPVGDPGKADFFYCGSRTKTGLPYCAYHARIAYQPVQDRNRRRVAR
- a CDS encoding SprT family zinc-dependent metalloprotease, with translation MLFRPAQPPAPKRAPPRATRPVVVEPASFRVRVGVEEIPVTLRRNPRARRYTLRVRAATRDVVLTLPARGTLNEAYDFARRHAGWIKVRLDKLPQTVAFAPGAVIPLRGVSHRIVHAPAARGTVWTGEAEGGPALMVAGEAAHVARRVTDFLKREAKRDLIEASRRHAAELGVTITRVTLRDTASRWGSCSAQGALSYSWRLIFAPPEVLDYLAAHEVAHRREMNHGPRFWATVDRLFPARERAEAWLKAHGAELHRYGAED
- a CDS encoding penicillin-binding protein 1A, which produces MFGRRGQIERREPVLGTPGFDGDLRLTADDRPTVASAPLARERASSGKARKGDAKDSAGSSKGRARGASGGGRGRGRKRGLISRLLYWGVVLGLWGVIAVGGLIFYEASQLPPIQNLAIPERPPTVIIQGADGKAIATRGEMGGANVPLRALPPYLPQAFVAIEDRRFYAHFGLDPLGLARAVVVNLTAGRLREGGSTLTQQLAKNLFLTQERTLSRKIQELILSIWLETKYSKNEILELYMNRVYFGAGAYGVEAAAQRYFGKSARQVTLSEAAMLAGLVKSPSSLAPTRNLDGAQARAEVVLAAMRDAGFISGEMQQAALARPATLAKGQGPDSTGYVADWVMEQLKSIVGPITQDIIVQTTIEPSLQAAADRALKDTLAKSGKKFGVEQGAVVVMDTDGGVRALVGGRSYEESQFNRAITAKRQPGSSFKPFVYLTAMERGLTPESVREDAPIQIKGWKPENFSKDYRGPVELKTALAFSLNTVAVRLALEVGPEEVIKTAHRLGITSKLEPNASIALGTSEVSLLEMASAYAPFANGGIGITPHVIERVRDKSGTVLHAYAQPSRGMVMAPPHVAMMNRMMQDVLVVGTARRADLPGWPAAGKTGTSQDYRDAWFLGYTGRFVAGVWLGNDDASPTKKAGGSGLPVDIWSQVMKAAHKDMPPVALPGAGTYLPGGTVPPGEVPDEPVVTGGPQPATRSAPKPGLDNWLMEKLFGRS
- a CDS encoding amidohydrolase family protein; translation: MKIALEEHVVFPAFLDYLAHAMPKVTPGVYADIVAQLSDFGERRLAAMDAAGVGRAVLSLSGPGVQIERDTAVALRGARLANDLLATEIQRRPDRYAGFAHLALQDPLGAADELERCVRELGFVGAMVNGHTLGVYLDDPRFAPFWERLEALDVPLYLHPDDSFVKPYVLEGCDELLKPTWEWTFETASHALRLVFAGVFDRYPRARLILGHMGETLPYVLWRLDSRAALTTGNRPLAAPPSHYLRSNVYVTTSGQCADVPLIAALSALGEDRVLFSIDYPYEDSATAARFIENAAIDETVRDKVCRRNAEALLRLPAG
- a CDS encoding AEC family transporter, whose amino-acid sequence is MHEIALILVCLALGVVLRWSGRLPDNAGKVLSGWVINVALPAAALESFHKLTVHPDWWLAAATPWLGVAVAIAVLVPLCRALGWSRGRTGALILGAGWGNTSFVGLPMIAAFAGSQWLGLGIVIDLFGSYLALSTLGLAIAAVASEGRLDLKAVGKRIATFPPFIAILIAFATNHLDRPDWLDQIVTALAATLTPLALAAVGYALRIDRLKHHLAPLSVGLTHRLLLAPALLIGMYAALGDTSDPVAKIAMLEMAMPPMLGASVIAMDNDLEPDLIAALIGIGVPLSMLTAFGWWTLIAGF
- a CDS encoding [protein-PII] uridylyltransferase is translated as MTEPRRRRADHPFRELFDLDAMRVELSALAASVMQGPASGREIELRGQLARRLKLAYQQGHKTAERWLMEEGSGRRCAERLSRLQDEIIQLVHELVVRYLYPSDNPSTSERMAIIAVGGYGRGLMAPGSDTDILFLLPYKQTAWGESVAEAMLYVLWDMGLKVGHATRSVDECIRQARADMTIRTGILEARLLLGERALFNELTSRFDAEVVQGTAAEFVAAKLTEREDRLKRGGQSRYVVEPNVKDGKGGLRDLHTLFWIAKYVYRVHETRELVAKGVFTDEEARIFRRCEDFLWSVRCHLHFVTGKAEERLSFDVQREMAERLGYVSHPGMRDVERFMKHYFLVAKDVGDLTAIVSAALEDRHDKPVPRLNRMIARLRRSPRRNFKETTDFIVDNDRINVADSSAFGRDPVNLIRIFHLAGKHGLAFHPDAMRLATRSLKLIDARVREHPEANRLFLEILCSRDSAEIVLRRMNETGVLGRFVPEFGRVVAMMQFNMYHSYTVDEHLIRSIGVLARIEQGDRPDFGLANELMQQIKNRQLLYVATFLHDIAKGRPEDHSVAGARVARKLCPRFGLSPSDTDTVAWLIEQHLTMSTIAQSRDLSDRKTIENFAAVVQSLERMRLLEILTTADIAAVGPGVWNNWKSQLLRTLYYETEPVVTGGFSESNRSQRVGRAQAEFRAAMKDWEAPALEAYAARHYPSYWLQTDRDQQVAHARFIVEAETAGRALATATKTDPARGITELTVFAPDHPKLLAVIAGACASAGAHIVDAQISTTTDGRALDTISLTRAFERDEDELRRADRIAGAIEKALSGEIRLPEVVAKKLTKRPRAFTVEPEVTLNNSWSNKHTVVEVSGLDRPGLLYGLTQTLSRLNLNIASAHVATFGERAVDVFYVTDLMGAKIMGAARHSAIRRALLAVLDADDEANAA